TCCTTACTTCCGAGTGTCTCCTCTAGCAGGGCACGGGGAGAGGAGGTAGGTAGGGCAGGGCTGCAGCTCCACTCTCATGCTGCTCCTTCTGTCTTGGCCCCTTCCCCCGTCTGTAAACAGTAAGTGGTATAGGGCCATAGGGGAAAGGAGCTGCCTGCCGCAGGAGTCAGATTTTTAGTGGCCGCTCAGTGCTTCTGTCCACACACGGATTAGGTCAACAGAAAACTGGACTCTCTGGTTcaaaactgggcagttggcaGTCCTGGTGGGGCTTTCAGAGCTTCCCTATTTTTCTTTTGACCTCGAGTCCTGTCCATGTCCATATTACCAGTCCTATAGCGGTCGGTGTGCCACAcatcatttttgttaatgtaggtttgCCTTGCACTTGAAAAGGTTggggaaacactgccctagatGAATATttcaactatttttttaaatcagtttttctGGCAAATATCAGAGAAAGAGTTCGGTGTCCAGGTTTTGCCCAGAATGCAAGAAAGGTTATCAGTTGCAACCCATCATGAGACTTACTGTAAATGCCTGGTTGAGGATCACTTTGGCATCTGCACAGAGATTTGTCTGAGGGCCGTCAAGATCTAAAATTAAGACTATTGTCTCATCCTGGAGACTTGCAAAAGACAGCCGAAGACTACCAGGAAGCCACACTGCTGGGAGCCTGGAGACTTTGAAGAACGTGTTGACTGCATCAGTGCTGAGGCCTAAGGATAGGCCATAGGATGAGACGAATTTTGTTCACATAGCTTGTGACAAGCATCAGCCTTTGAGCACTTGAGCATGAGGAAGAACAATTTAAGGGGCTCATTGATGGAGAAAGCCAATTGCCACCGTTCATAGATTTgaatttagctcatgccttttcagtgttaggcactgtaggtatttctctgtccccagaaggcttgcAATCTAAGATGCTCCAAGTCACGATGTTTATTCACGGGGGCTGTCACCATGATAGTGGGCCTCTTCCCTGAAGAAACATCGCAGCTGTATTGCATGTTGTTTTGTCTCGCAGCAAAACCCCCCTTAGGTGCGATGGCGGCCCCCCCTCAATCTCAAGGGACTGCCATCGCCGAAAAGgaccaatttctttaaaaaaaaataaataaattgtcttaTCCTATGGCCTCTACTTAAGCATCGGCACTGATGGTTATTTCCTCCTCATTATGATTGTAACTGAACTATGCATAGAATTCAGCAATTAATAAAATCTTAACCCAGTAAATATGCATAGCATTATGTGCAATGGTTTATTAGTCATTGCTACTGCAACTTGCATGCAAATTGAATTAAAGCACAAAGAGTTTGGTTAACAGATATATATAGTACATATCtacaatctatatatatatatataaacgagGCACagtgatattttctattttcgaTAAAAAGGATTTCTTATATGCATCTCATTTCTGATTTCCCGAACTCCTTCAGTGCCTGCAGCCTGATCTCCTCAATAAATCCAGCCATAATTTTTGCTGTATTTTGCTTGACGTGGCTAATAACTTTACAGATTCCATCTTTTGctttcataagaaaatgccatactgggtcagaccaagggtccatcaagcccagcatcctgtttccaaagaaacaaaacaaaagaaagaatgtTGAGAGCTTGCCTGTCTGTTCTGGCATTTCCAGTTACTTATCTTGGTGAAGCTCTTTTTGCCCAAACAAAATCAGTCTGGCCAGGTATTTCCATTTTGCAGTTAATCCTCATCCTGGATTATATGCCTGGACTATTGTGCCTGCTTTTGTCTCCAGTTGACCATCATATATGAAACGCATGGGCCTAGCATGTAAAATAGACTAATCCAGAATGCGACTGGAACTGTGCATTTAAAGTGCATTGCTGCTTCCATTCGTAGTATTAAACGCAATCATCATTTGCATTTCTGCAGCGTCCCTGGAGCTTCCCTCAGGAGCTTGTCTGGCGGCACTCGACAGTGACATACTGACTTGTCTTCTCAGTATTTTCATGACAAGCCTCTTGTATCCTCTGCATGCAAAGAAGTAGATGAAAGGGTCCAGGCAGCAGTTGAAATTCATCAGGCACACAGTGAAATGCAGAGAAATCTGAAAGATTTGTTGCTCATTACATGAGGGCCTATACAGCAGTTTCTTGATCATATGCTGCATAATTGCAATATGGTAAGGAGTAAAGCAGATGAAGAACACCACAATTACTAAAATAATTGTGGTGTTGGCCTTTTTGTTTGTTCCTGATTTATCAGTCAGTGGGTTTTCTTTAGCAGCGTGGCATAACTTGTAACTAATCTGAGAATAGCAAAACAGTATTATTGCAAGAGGAATGAGATACCCTATAAAGCAAGCGCCAAGGAGCATGAGTGGTAGGTGGGGTAATTGCTCAAAGTTTGGATATTCCATGCATGTAATccatcctcctggttcttcatgTGACATAGTCTGTAGGAGTAGTGGAAAGGTTTGTAAAAATACGAGAATCCAGACGAAAAAGCAGATGTACTTTGCACACCTAACTTTTTTTATCGTAGTGTAGCGGAATGGATGGACCACAGCAAAGAACCTATCAATGCTCAAACACGTCATAAAGTTTACTCCAGCATATGTATTAATGTAAAATATGAGGGAAGTAATTCGGCAGAGTGCTTCGCCAAATGGCCAGTGGAATCCTAATGCATAATATGCTATCCTCGTAGGCAGGGCAGAGGTAAAAAGAATGTCTGACAGAACAAGATTTATGGAATAGAGAGTGGTAGAGttgatttttcttctgttttgaatAATTACAGCCAAGGCCAATCCATTTCCAAGTAGCCCAATAATGAACACCAAACTGTAATGCAGAGGCAACAAGGTCCTAGCTGTGTTTCGATGCGTGTACAAGTCACAGAAGTCCTGGGACTGATTAGCAGAATTATTGTCCTGAAGAGTTGTCACTGAAGTGACAACATGCATTTTCACAGCGAGCCTCAGAGCAGAAACGTGTGCGACTCTAGGAGAAACAAAAGAGAACAATCAGTGGAAATATATCtcagcaaagaaaataaatatgttgtcATATGATACAATTACAAAAACGGTCTACACATACCCTTTTAAACTTGAACTCAAACTGTTTCATGAGAAAGAGGGTACAATGGTTTTTCTAATATGTAATATGTTTTGTCAGTTTTATGTCTGGCAGTTGATACGTTCTTGGTTCTGAAAAACCCTCTTCTGGGGGTGATATTGGAGAAGGAGTCTGAGATAACAGTGAATTAATTCCCAAGATTTGAAGAAATTGTGAAATTTGAAGACGGTGGTTCACTTCTCACTTTTTTGCACGAGCATTAGTCACAAGTAGAGTTTAGTttatgttaaaatattttttattgaattttccacaATATATGTACTAATTTGACAATGGTGAGTTCTTATCCACCGTCTAGAAAACTAGTTTATATTAAATGTTTTGACTAAGATGAAGTATTGTCAAATGAATCTGTGATTAAACTGTGCAATAAATAAGTAAAGAGTAAAGCAAGTGTTACAGTTTCgtctgctatgcagcctccccaccagcagaggccttcaGTGAGCCCCGCTCAGTGTTGCCCTAGCCACCTCCTCGCTGATCACTTGACGCAACAGTACCAGGCATTCAGGGCCTGATGCATGCTCTGCAGCTCAGAGTGCACAGCCCCtggtggggagagaaagagagttaGGGTTGTTGCTTAGGAGGGACTCCTAGTGGCTGCATTCAGGGCCTGATGCATGCTCTGCAGCCCAGAGTGCACAGCccctggtggagagagagagagagttagggTTGTTGCTTAGGAGGGACTCCTAGTGGCTGCATTCAGGGCCTGATGCATGCTCTGCAGCCCAGAGTGCACAGCccctggtggggagagagagttaGGGTTGTTGCTTAGGAGGGACTCCTAGTGGCTGCATTCAGGGCCTGATGCATGCTCTGCAGCCCAGAGTGCACAGCccctggtggggagagagagagagagttagggTTGTTGCTTAGGAGGGACTCCTAGTGGCTGCATTCAGGGCCTGATGCATGCTCTGCAGCCCAGAGTGCACAGCccctggtggggagagagagagagttagggTTGTTGCTTAGGAGGGACACCTAGTGGCTGCATTCAGGGCCTGATGCATGCTCTGCAGCCCAGAGTGCACAGCccctggtggggagagagagagagctagggtTGTTGCTTAGGAGGGACTCCTAGTGGCTGCATTCAGGGCCTGATGCATGCTCTGCAGCCCAGAGTGCACAGCccctggtggggagagagagagagttagggTTGTTGCTTAGGAGGGACTCCTAGTGGCTGCATTCAGGGCCTGATGCATGCTCTGCAGCCCAAAGTGCACAGCccctggtggggagagagagagagctagggtTGTTGCTTAGGAGGGACTCCTAGTGGCTGCATTCAGGGCCTGATGCATGCTCTGCAGCCCAGAGTGCACAGCccctggtggggagagagagagagctagggtTGTTGCTTAGGAGGGACTCCTAGTGGCTGCATTCAGGGCCTGATGCATGCTCTGCAGCCCAGAGTGCACAGCccctggtggggagagagagagagagagagctagggtTGTTGCTTAGGAGGGACTCCTAGTGGCTGCATTCAGGGCCTGATGCATGCTCTGCAGCCCAGAGTGCACAGCgcctggtggagagagagagagagagttagggTTGTTGCTTAGGAGGGACTCCTAGTGGCTGCATTCAGGGCCTGATGCATGCTCTGCAGCCCAGAGTGCACAGCccctggtggagagagagagagagttagggTTGTTGCTTAGGAGGGACTCCTAGTGGCTGCATTCAGGGCCTGATGCATGCTCTGCAGCCCAGAGTGCACAGCccctggtggagagagagagagagttagggTTGTTGCTTAGGAGGGACTCCTAGTGGCTGCATTCAGGGCCTGATGCATGCTCTGCAGCCCAGAGTGCACAGCccctggtggggagagagagagagagagttagggTTGTTGCTTAGGAGGGACACCTAGTGGCTGCATTCAGGGCCTGATGCATGCTCTGCAGCCCAGAGTGCACAGCccctggtggggagagagagagagagagctagggtTGTTGCTTAGGAGGGACACCTAGTGGCTGCATTCAGGGCCTGATGCATGCTCTGCAGCCCAGAGTGCACAGCccctggtggggagagagagagagagagttagggTTGTTGCTTAGGAGGGACTCCTAGTGGCTGCATTCAGGGCCTGATGCGTGCTCTGCAGCCCAGAGTGCACAGCccctggtggggagagagagagagagagctagggtTGTTGCTTAGGAGGGACACCTAGTGGCTGCATTCAGGGCCTGATGCATGCTCTGCAGCCCAGAGTGCACAGCccctggtggggagagagagagagagagctagggtTGTTGCTTAGGAGAGGACACCTAGTGGCTGCATTCAGGGCCTGATGCATGCTCTGCAGCCCAGAGTGCACAGCccctggtggagagagagagagagagagttagggTTGTTGCTTAGGAGGGACTCCTAGTGGCTGCATTCAGGGCCTGATGCATGCTCTGCAGCCCAGAGTGCACAGCccctggtggagagagagagagttagggTTGTTGCTTAGGAGGGACTCCTAGTGGCTGCATTCAGGGCCTGATGCGTGCTCTGCAGCCCAGAGTGCACAGCccctggtggagagagagagagagttagggTTGTTGCTTAGGAGGGACTCCTAGTGGCTGCATTCAGGGCCTGATGCATGCTCTGCAGCCCAGAGTGCACAGCccctggtggggagagagagagctagggTTGTTGCTTAGGAGGGACTCCTAGTGGCTGCATTCAGGGCCTGATGCATGCTCTGCAGCCCAGAGTGCACAGCccctggtggggagagagagttaGGGTTGTTGCTTAGGAGGGACTCCTAGTGGCTGCATTCAGGGCCTGATGCATGCTCTGCAGCCCAGAGTGCACAGCccctggtggggagagagagttaGGGTTGTTGCTTAGGAGGGACACCTAGTGGCTGCATTCAGGGCCTGGTGCATGCTCTGCAGCCCAGAGTGCACAGCccctggtggggagagagagagagttagggTTGTTGCTTAGGAGGGACTCCTAGTGGCTGCATTCAGGGCCTGATGCATGCTCTGCAGCCCAGAGTGCACAGCccctggtggggagagagagagagagagttagggTTGTTGCTTAGGAGGGACTCCTAGTGGCTGCATTCAGGGCCTGATGCATGCTCTGCAACCCAGAGTGCACAGCccctggtggggagagagagttaGGGTTGTTGCTTAGGAGGGACACCTAGTGGCTGCATTCAGGGCCTGATGCATGCTCTGCAGCCCAGAGTGCACAGCccctggtggggagagagagagagttagggTTGTTGCTTAGGAGGGACTCCTAGTGGCTGCATTCAGGGCCTGATTCATGCTCTGCAGCCCAGAGTGCACAGCccctggtggggagagagagagttaggGTTGTTGCTTAGGAGGGACACCTAGTGGCTGCATTCAGGGCCTGATGCATGCTCTGCAGCCCAGAGTGCACAGCccctggtggggagagagagagagttagggTTGTTGCTTAGGAGGGACTCCTAGTGGCTGCATTCAGGGCCTGATGCATGCTCTGCAGCCCAGAGTGCACAGCccctggtggggagagagagagagagttaggtTTGTTGCTTAGGAGGGACTCCTAGTGACTGCATTCAGGGCCTGATGCATGCTCTGCAGCCCAGAGTGCACAGTccctggtggggagagagagagttaggGTTGTTGCTTAGGAGGGACTCCTAGTGGCTGCATTCAGGGCCTGATGCATGCTCTGCAGCCCAGAGTGCACAGCccctggtggggagagagagagagagagttagggTTGTTGCTTAGGAGGGACTCCTAGTGGCTGCATTCAGGGCCTGATGCATGCTCTGCAGCCCAGAGTGCACAGCccctggtggagagagagagagagctagggtTGTTGCTTAGGAGAGACTCCTAGTGGCTGCATTCAGGGCCTGATGCATGCTCTGCAGCCCAGAGTGCACAGCccctggtggggagagagagagagagagctagggtTGTTGCTTAGGAGGGACACCTAGTGGATGCATTCAGGGCCTGATGCATGCTCTGCAGCCCAGAGTGCACAGCccctggtggggagagagagagagagagttagggTTGTTGCTTAGGAGGGACTCCTAGTGGCTGCATTCAGGGCCTGATGCATGCTCTGCAGCCCAGAGTGCACAGCccctggtggagagagagagagagttagggTTGTTGCTTAGGAGGGACTCCTAGTGGCTGCATTCAGGGCCTGATGCATGCTCTGCAGCCCAGAGTGCACAGCccctggtggagagagagagagagctagggtTGTTGCTTAGGAGGGACTCCTAGTGGCTGCATTCAGGGCCTGATGCATGCTCTGCAGCCCAGAGTGCACAGCccctggtggggagagagagagagagagttagggTTGTTGCTTAGGAGGGACTCCTAGTGGCTGCATTCAGGGCCTGATGCATGCTCTGCAGCCCAGAGTGCACAGCccctggtggggagagagagagttaggGTTGTTGCTTAGGAGGGACTCCTAGTGACTGCATTCAGGGCCTGATGCATGCTCTCTAGCCCAGAACTCTCTCTCTGCAGTCACTGGAGTAAAACCTATGTAAAACAGTGAcatctgaagcagagagctgcgtGGCTTCAAAAGCTCACGTACAGCGTTTTCAGATCATTTGTATGCTGGTCTGGCAACAATCCTGTGTTTGGGAGGCGGTTTTCAGTAGTACGTTATTGTATGCTTGTACATTTTATTTCTGCTTATATAGAGAAAGGTGGTGGGGAAACATTTTGTGAGAACAAATGGAGCTGAGCTGGTAGGAGCCTCTGATAAGAAACTGGCAGCAGATTACCAATCAGAACGGTATTGCCGCTTCGCTCTTATCTCAGTTGCGCTCCGGTGTTTCTGCAGGAttgttgggggagggaaggaggcttATGATTAAGTTTAAGTATCACAATTTCAGGAGGAGGATTCCATGGGTCCAAGCCCAGAGCCTTCAGCACATAGCAACGGATCAGCGTctacagctgggatatatcctaaGCAAAGCAGACTGGACAGGTGCCATCACCTTCCGTCTTACAACCAGAAACACGTTCCTTTTCTTGTAAAATAAATCTGCAATTGTAAGGGTAGAATTTCTCCTCATTTTAATGTACAAGATTAACTTTGAAAAGTGCTGGGTGGAGGAAGGGGGTGCAACGCTGAAGGTTGGCCTAGGGTGGCTAattcccttgcactggccctgctgctaGGTGAGGGTTGGGGTTTATTTTGTATATAGACAAGGTATATGTCTACTTGTATAGACGTTGTGGCTGAAAATATTGTACATAGTCTGCTTTAGCTTTGTTGAGCTGTGGCACATGAAAAGCAATGTTTCTTTAAAGCTGATTGCTTGTGAAATTTCAAAATTGCACTCATGGCAGAGAAATAACAGGGTGAGAGTTATATGGACAAATAAAGAAGAGATTCACCGGGTACTTCCTGCTAATGCAAACAAATGATTTTGGGGGACCCGAGAACATGGCAGGTGCATTTTGTTTCTGGTAAGTGAGTCCTGGAGGACTCGTGTGCAAGGCGTGTTGCTCTCAGCACCTTACTCACGGCGGTGTGGCTGGCCACCCTATCACATGGAGTTGTTGCTTAATGCATCCGATTCACTAAGACAAGTTGTAGTCAGTACATTAGGTTAAACTTAATCTAACGTAATACGCGGGCAAGCTGATGTGCTCTTCCTTTTGGCAGGCTTATTTCCTTGAACTTTGCTTAATTTTTTAAGAGAATAGTCAAgtagaagcctaaatttaggggGACTGCATGCCTTGTTATTCATTGTGTGACACATTATTGCCACACACGGCGGTGAGTGACGCAGCCCTGTGCTGGCTTGCTAACTTCCACTTTTGTCTGCCTCACTTCGGGTGTCTGTCAGCCTTACGCTCTGGAAGAGGACTCTCTACAATCTTCCATTTTGCGTGCAGATAGTAAGACTGCTTGGAAGCGTAGAgcaggcccttttttttttgtacttacaGAATCCAGGAAACATGGGCCgtctaacaggataaaatatCCCGAGTCGCCAGTTCCTTTTGCATTTGATCAgggcttcttttcttttctagaaAGAAAGGTGAGGTGCTCAGGTGCAGGGACGCCCTTGGGTGGGTGGTCAGGGAGATTTGACCGCCCTGTAACCCGCCCCGAGCATTTTGGAGGCCATGGGAAATAACTGGTTACCGGGTTCAGTCTCTGCGTGATTTTCCCCTCCACCCCTGCTCCCTCCCGTAGGCAGTGCCttcacctgctgctgcctcctcctcctcctctgccacatTCTTAGCGTAGAAGCAGCACCAGTGGCAGACTCTTCTGAtgcttttctcttccttctttccctctcctttaCTGATGcttttatcctctctctcccttccctactGGTGCTTTGTTCAGATTTAAATTCAGGCTTTATTGTCATGacaaaatgtgtgcatgtgttgccaaagtaatatgtatgtatgtaaagggttaaaaagagaaaacaatgcATAATGGTGCTAATTAAAGTAATTAAAATGACAAGGCGTACAGACTGTTTAATCGTACTGACAGATTACCCGATTCTGGAGCTATTGCGATTCGCCTCTGATCATGGCATTCAAGGCTggttccctcccaggcagcagcaTGGGGGAGTGAGAGTGGGGCAGACAGAGCTGCTCTGCTCCCCaatccagcacccccccccccccgccatttcCCTGGGACTGataaactgggggagggggacgtGCTGGTACTTGGTATCCTCGTCCCGGCAGAAGAACATTGTGCTACACTGCTTTCAGCGATCTGTTTTGGCCTGGAAAGCGTTATGAAAAAgcttgttaatttaaaaaaaaaaaaaaaaaaagttcttgtcTCCACTTTTCCTCCTGTTTGAAATTCTACTTTCTGGTAGAAGGTTTGCATTTAatgcttcccccttcccccatgagCTTCATCTCTGCCATTACTGGCCAGAGTGATAATACATTAGGTGCTGCTTGACAGGCACTTAAAACAAGCAGCCCCCGCCTTCTGAGCAAGACAATTTGGATAAGCTCGAAGAAGCTGGCTaacctttgtgcgccccttcgtgcagcccctgagaacAGAACCGGCTTCATTGGCTACGTCTTTCTCCTTTCATATCTTCAAAAAAATTCAGCATTTCAACCTCAAAACTTTAGGTTACATAGGCAACAAGATTCAAAGCAGCTGAGTCT
This sequence is a window from Rhinatrema bivittatum chromosome 5, aRhiBiv1.1, whole genome shotgun sequence. Protein-coding genes within it:
- the GPR183 gene encoding G-protein coupled receptor 183, whose protein sequence is MLLGKECCITPDPDTSALRVAHVSALRLAVKMHVVTSVTTLQDNNSANQSQDFCDLYTHRNTARTLLPLHYSLVFIIGLLGNGLALAVIIQNRRKINSTTLYSINLVLSDILFTSALPTRIAYYALGFHWPFGEALCRITSLIFYINTYAGVNFMTCLSIDRFFAVVHPFRYTTIKKVRCAKYICFFVWILVFLQTFPLLLQTMSHEEPGGWITCMEYPNFEQLPHLPLMLLGACFIGYLIPLAIILFCYSQISYKLCHAAKENPLTDKSGTNKKANTTIILVIVVFFICFTPYHIAIMQHMIKKLLYRPSCNEQQIFQISLHFTVCLMNFNCCLDPFIYFFACRGYKRLVMKILRRQVSMSLSSAARQAPEGSSRDAAEMQMMIAFNTTNGSSNAL